From one Lycorma delicatula isolate Av1 chromosome 2, ASM4794821v1, whole genome shotgun sequence genomic stretch:
- the LOC142320494 gene encoding uncharacterized protein LOC142320494 isoform X1, with translation MLILRLIQFYFEVLFKEFYLSKKINLVQPKEEPFDIMTGDIKKDSLAIEETNLVKSENLKVENEVESEISFNDEVSPQINLNMKTSEFEINDLHTVKTEEEMEFYPGHVAHAVEMKETYESMSKSLKAIKYDEHSW, from the exons ATGTTAATTCTACGattaattcaattctattttgaagtgcttttcaaagaattttatttgtcaaaG aaaataaatttagtacaacCGAAAGAGGAACCGTTTGACATCATgactggtgatatcaaaaaagattccttagcaattgaagagaccaacttagttaaatcagaaaatttaaaagttgaaaatgaagtg gaGTCTGAGATCTCATTTAATGATGAAGTTTCACCGCAGATTAATCTTAACATGAAAACCagtgaatttgaaataaatgatttacacacTGTGAAGACAGAAGAAGAGATGGAATTTTATCCgggtcat gtagcacatgctgtagaaatgaaagaaacatatgaaagtatgtcaaaaagtttaaaagctattaagtatgatgaacactcatggtga
- the LOC142320494 gene encoding uncharacterized protein LOC142320494 isoform X2 — translation MTGDIKKDSLAIEETNLVKSENLKVENEVESEISFNDEVSPQINLNMKTSEFEINDLHTVKTEEEMEFYPGHVAHAVEMKETYESMSKSLKAIKYDEHSW, via the exons ATgactggtgatatcaaaaaagattccttagcaattgaagagaccaacttagttaaatcagaaaatttaaaagttgaaaatgaagtg gaGTCTGAGATCTCATTTAATGATGAAGTTTCACCGCAGATTAATCTTAACATGAAAACCagtgaatttgaaataaatgatttacacacTGTGAAGACAGAAGAAGAGATGGAATTTTATCCgggtcat gtagcacatgctgtagaaatgaaagaaacatatgaaagtatgtcaaaaagtttaaaagctattaagtatgatgaacactcatggtga